A genomic segment from Gracilinanus agilis isolate LMUSP501 chromosome 1, AgileGrace, whole genome shotgun sequence encodes:
- the LOC123254089 gene encoding fructose-1,6-bisphosphatase 1-like, with protein sequence MSYQDQGETEISTLTGFALETGEKAKGTGQITQLLLSLFTAVKDISYAVRKAGIVQLYGPTNVTVKEVKELDVFANNLIINTLRSSFGTSVLVSEGSKHAIIIEPEKRGKYVVCFDPLDGTNNIHCLAPVGTIFVIYRRKSTGEPSQDDALQSGRNAVVAGYALYGSATMMVVAMDCGVNTFLLDPDIGEFILVHKNVQIRNKGSIYSINEGYTKDFESAVLEYLQSKKSPQDSTAPYAARYIGSLVADVHRTLVYGGIFLYPPNEMYPQGKLRLLYECNPLAFIIERAGGLATTGKESVLDIVPTEIHQKIPLILGSPEDVKDFLKIYKKYEKPVCKCCPH encoded by the coding sequence ATGAGTTACCAGGATCAGGGGGAAACGGAAATTAGCACCTTGACTGGCTTTGCTTTGGAGACTGGAGAGAAAGCCAAAGGCACAGGTCAAATTACTCAACTGCTCCTCAGCCTCTTCACTGCAGTCAAAGACATCTCTTACGCTGTGCGTAAAGCAGGAATAGTCCAACTCTACGGCCCCACGAATGTAACGGTCAAAGAAGTTAAGGAGCTGGATGTCTTCGCCAACAACCTGATCATTAACACTCTGAGGTCATCTTTTGGCACAAGTGTTCTTGTGTCAGAAGGAAGCAAACATGCCATAATAATAGAAccggaaaaaagagggaaatatgtgGTCTGCTTTGATCCTCTGGATGGGACTAATAACATTCACTGCCTTGCGCCCGTCGGCACTATTTTCGTCATCTATAGGAGGAAGTCAACTGGTGAGCCTTCTCAGGATGATGCTCTGCAGTCTGGCCGAAATGCTGTGGTTGCTGGCTATGCTCTATATGGAAGTGCCACAATGATGGTTGTCGCTATGGACTGTGGGGTCAATACATTTTTGCTGGATCCAGATATTGGGGAATTCATTTTAGTCCATAAGAATGTCCAGATCAGAAACAAAGGAAGCATCTACAGTATCAACGAAGGCTATACCAAGGACTTTGAGTCAGCTGTCTTAGAGTACCTGCAGTCGAAAAAATCTCCTCAGGACAGTACAGCTCCCTATGCTGCAAGGTATATCGGCTCATTGGTTGCAGATGTGCACAGGACCTTGGTGTATGGAGGAATTTTTCTGTATCCACCCAATGAAATGTACCCCCAAGGAAAGTTGAGGCTCCTTTATGAATGCAACCCTTTAGCCTTCATCATAGAAAGAGCAGGGGGACTAGCTACCacaggaaaggagtcagtcctGGACATTGTTCCTACTGAAATCCATCAGAAAATACCACTGATTTTGGGCTCCCCAGAGGATGTGAAGGATTTTTTGAAGATTTATAAGAAGTATGAAAAGCCTGTTTGCAAATGTTGTCCCCACTAA